A window of the Sphingomonas piscis genome harbors these coding sequences:
- a CDS encoding amidohydrolase family protein — MIDAHQHYWQIGKNGHEWPTADMATIHRDYLPDDWAAVAAPLGIGGSIAVQSQANDADTDWLLTLAQGTPSILGVVGWTELKAPDAAAAVRALAARPKLKGLRPMLQNLADDNWIADPALDPAIAAMVECRLRFDALVFTRHLPPLRRFAERWSDLPIVVDHGAKPPIAAREIDEWRREMTSLAALPNVCCKLSGLFTEMSAGQPRFDVQPYIHFLLGTFGPNRLMWGSDWPVLLLAGEYREWFDTAAAMTGLDRAGQAMLFGGTAARFYGVADSD; from the coding sequence GTGATCGACGCACATCAACATTATTGGCAAATCGGTAAGAATGGACATGAGTGGCCGACCGCGGACATGGCGACGATTCATCGTGACTACCTGCCCGATGACTGGGCGGCCGTCGCAGCGCCGTTGGGGATAGGCGGCTCGATTGCGGTTCAGTCGCAAGCAAACGACGCTGATACCGACTGGCTGTTGACCTTGGCGCAAGGGACGCCGTCAATTCTCGGCGTCGTGGGCTGGACCGAACTCAAGGCGCCAGATGCGGCGGCCGCCGTCCGGGCGTTGGCGGCTCGTCCCAAGCTCAAGGGCTTGCGCCCGATGCTGCAGAACCTTGCCGACGACAACTGGATCGCCGACCCGGCGCTCGATCCGGCGATTGCGGCAATGGTGGAGTGCCGCTTGCGGTTCGACGCCCTGGTATTCACCCGCCATCTCCCGCCCCTGCGCCGGTTCGCCGAGCGCTGGTCCGACCTGCCGATCGTCGTCGATCATGGCGCCAAGCCGCCCATCGCGGCCCGAGAGATCGACGAGTGGCGGCGGGAAATGACGTCATTGGCAGCCCTTCCGAACGTATGCTGCAAGCTGTCGGGCTTGTTTACGGAAATGAGCGCCGGGCAGCCCCGCTTCGATGTTCAACCATACATTCACTTCCTCTTAGGGACCTTCGGGCCGAACCGACTGATGTGGGGCAGTGACTGGCCTGTGCTGCTGCTGGCCGGCGAATATCGCGAATGGTTCGATACCGCAGCGGCGATGACAGGCCTTGATCGGGCAGGCCAAGCCATGCTGTTCGGCGGCACTGCTGCGCGCTTCTATGGCGTTGCAGACTCTGATTAG
- a CDS encoding mannitol dehydrogenase family protein, which produces MTPPAYRARLTTGIVHFGPGAFHRAHQAHYVDRLLEHDPRWGIAAVSLRSAGTVEGLRRQDGLYTLAVLDAETSYRTIGAHNRFLGPGEGAAVRQLLGDPAIRIVSSTVTEKGYCLAGDGTLDRSHPDIVHDLATPDDPVSIVSWIALGLGDRRRAGTPAFSTLCCDNMVANGSKLGRAVEDFAREIDPDLARWIEGEARFPNTMVDSITPATDDRLRAMVREASGSDDAIPVAREAFTQWVIEDSLQQGAEQLRGAGVTFAGDVAAWEKAKLRILNGAHSTLAYVGSLIGHATVYDAMCDAPLASFVERLINDDIIPGLQPSPIDLRAYAGEILQRFRNPAIEHKLSQIAWDGSQKLPYRLLDTTAAALNSGRSVKGLAIPVAAWMHFIRRRADEGQEIVDPLRDLLVAAARSEDPVTAFLSLRQIFPARLTDDALYAVEVRSAWNAIGQRGPEAAIALAQA; this is translated from the coding sequence TTGACCCCTCCAGCCTATCGCGCGCGGCTGACCACCGGCATCGTTCATTTCGGGCCGGGCGCATTCCACCGGGCGCACCAGGCCCACTACGTCGATCGCTTGCTGGAGCATGATCCGCGGTGGGGTATCGCGGCGGTGTCGCTGCGGTCGGCGGGAACGGTCGAGGGACTGCGCCGTCAGGACGGCCTCTACACGCTTGCCGTGCTCGATGCGGAGACCAGCTACCGAACGATCGGTGCGCACAACCGTTTTCTCGGGCCGGGCGAGGGCGCTGCGGTGCGGCAGTTGCTCGGTGATCCGGCAATCCGCATCGTTTCCAGCACGGTCACCGAGAAAGGCTATTGCCTGGCCGGTGACGGAACGCTCGACCGGTCTCACCCGGACATCGTCCACGATCTTGCCACCCCCGACGACCCCGTCAGCATCGTCTCATGGATTGCGCTTGGACTGGGCGATCGCCGTCGCGCCGGGACACCGGCATTCAGCACCCTGTGCTGCGACAATATGGTTGCGAACGGCAGCAAGCTGGGCCGCGCCGTTGAAGACTTTGCGCGCGAGATCGACCCGGACCTGGCCCGCTGGATCGAAGGCGAGGCGCGCTTCCCCAACACGATGGTGGATTCGATCACGCCGGCGACGGACGACCGTTTGCGGGCGATGGTTCGCGAGGCGAGCGGTAGTGATGATGCCATCCCGGTTGCGCGCGAGGCGTTCACGCAGTGGGTAATCGAAGATTCGCTGCAGCAGGGCGCGGAGCAACTTCGCGGCGCCGGTGTGACCTTCGCGGGCGACGTGGCGGCGTGGGAGAAAGCGAAACTGCGCATCCTCAACGGCGCACATTCGACGCTGGCCTATGTCGGTTCGCTGATCGGCCACGCGACCGTGTACGACGCGATGTGCGATGCCCCGCTGGCGAGTTTCGTCGAGCGGCTGATCAACGATGACATCATCCCCGGCCTCCAACCCTCGCCCATCGACCTTCGCGCCTACGCCGGCGAGATTCTGCAGCGATTCCGCAATCCTGCGATCGAGCACAAATTGTCGCAGATCGCCTGGGATGGATCGCAGAAGCTGCCTTATCGTTTGCTGGACACGACGGCCGCCGCGCTGAACAGCGGGCGCAGCGTCAAGGGGCTGGCAATCCCTGTGGCAGCATGGATGCACTTCATACGCCGCCGTGCCGACGAGGGCCAGGAGATCGTCGATCCGCTCCGCGACCTGTTGGTGGCGGCGGCACGGTCGGAGGATCCGGTGACGGCTTTCCTCTCATTGCGGCAGATTTTTCCCGCCAGGCTCACGGACGATGCGCTCTACGCCGTGGAGGTTCGCTCGGCTTGGAACGCGATCGGCCAACGGGGACCGGAGGCGGCGATCGCGCTTGCGCAGGCCTAG